From the Papaver somniferum cultivar HN1 chromosome 2, ASM357369v1, whole genome shotgun sequence genome, the window TCTTCTTAGATGGATATGTAGGTGTTCCTTTCACTTTTAATACCCCAGCTTTGTTTGACGATCCAACGGGCATAGTAATAAGCCAATCTTGCAATGGTCTTTTCTGTTGCCGTAGTTACATGTTCAACAAAGCCAGTGAAATTTACATTTACATCTTCAATCCATCCACAAATCATTGCAGAGTCCTTCCTACATATGATCAACAAATGGTAAACACGGGCTTTCATGTTACTAGCGTTAGCTTAGCTTTTGATCCTATCAATTCAATTAATTATGAAGTAGTTGTAACTTGGTCCTATGGTAGAACAAAGCGCAATGGTAGGTGTAAATATCACATTACGATCTACTCGTCCAAAACAAACTCTTGGAGGCTCTCTGGAGATGTCATTTATGCACCTGAATATGATTTGTCAAAGTCCGGTGTCTTTTGGAATGGTTTGTTGCACTGGTTAACAATTGATGAAACACAAgtggtttatttcgattttgatcAAGAGTCATTTAATACATTGGCGTTACCTTCGCCTCCAGATGCTCGAAGATTGGCCTATAAGACTAAGAGGATTAAGTATTTCGGAGAGTGTAGGGGGAATCTGTACGTTATTCAAACCTTTGGACATTTACTTGTTGGATGTTTCGATATCTTGGAGGTGAAAGTTGATTACACCGGGTGGAATATAAAGTACCGTGTCGATCTTGAAGGACTGACAAAGGGTTACCCAGAAATTTCTAATGTCTCTGATTTCTCTGTTCTGTATGTTCATGAAATGGAAGAACAGGGGTCGTCTTCGAAGTTGGTATTACGTGCAGGCAATAAGGTTATATCTTATGATATCGAAGATGCCAGCTTTAAAGAAATTCAGGATTTACAACAAAATCTTTATGGTGTGATCGCTGATAAAGCATTTCCATACGTTGAATCACTTGTTTGTGTTTAATTAATAAGCTCTTTTAAATAACTGGTCTTGTTTTCTTGTATGTGTTTGTGTGGGGTGGATGAGAAGATTGTTTTGATTTTCAGTACTACGTACTGCAGCACGGATGCGACGTCTTTAAACTTTTTAAAGTCTTTCCAGTAGCTGGTTGATCACAAGATAAACTAGAGTTTTTGTTAACCGTAAAATAAAGCCATTGCTTTAGTGATACACATATTCTACTACCAGTGATATTATACAACCACCTCGTATGTAGACCTTTTTTCTTTATATACAGACAAAACCCATATCACATGAAATCCGCAAAACCCATTTCTTAATACACAAAATTATACGGCCATgacaaccaccaacaccaccacgaCATCTACCCCGGAAGAGCAAAAATGAAAATGTTATATTACAAATAAGAGACGAGTCACACTAGGACTAGATAACCTACTAAACTTGTACATTACGTTTTATTACAGTTTTGGGGCTATTTTGTTTGTTGTTTGGCTAGATTCATTTGTGTGTTTATTCCTTTTTGGGAAATAGGGACAAAGTAATGAGAAGTATACCAAGAACCTAGTTTTTTAGcctttgaaaaataagaccggcCATATCCTACCAAGGAATGCGAGATTGCCGTAAAATTCTACGTGACAACCAATTTGATAGAGTAGCTAAAGTAATAGGGGAAGACCATAACTTAAAGGAACTTATCATAAATGTTTGGCCGACTTTTTATATTTATGATAAGAAGTATATAattatcggaaaatgggtcatttgtccaaatatttttaaatcacggtttaattggacgagtaaaaaatagtttgggtgaaatgaccaAAAAAGAATAGTAAGGTTTCATCCTATCTTAAatttaaaaatagcaaggatgaaactggatacatcttgtgtaaattaaaaataagaaaaaatatttgaaaatgggcacgatgaaactggttacattctgcttatttttacatttttgtccatttaaacagtatcaaaatctaactgtccatttcatccaagaattgttgattttggtctttttaaccaattttgtatttttttttattttcataacaaaCGTTATGGAAATCACTTTGTAGGTCGGTGACATGTTGGTATTGGTCTCAAAAAGTGGAAGTTAACGGTTCAAACATCATAAAGTAACGTACGTATCATGATATCTTCCTTTGGCTTAGTTTGTGAATCTTCGGTTGGGTTTAATTACTCGGGTACGTATGCTTCCAATACAGATAACACTTATTGATTTTTTGTCGCAAAGAAAGGATTTTATGCCATAGTTTTTGGAGTCTCAAGAAGTAGAAGGTGACGGTTCAAGCACTATAAAGTAAGTACGAATCATCTACCTTTGGCTTAGTTACTGAATTCTTGGCTGGGTTAGATGGGTAAGCACGTTCCTATGCACGGGTGACAACACTTATTGATTTTCTGTCATGAGAGCAACCACAGTGGTATGACCAGAACTAAAGACCAAATACCAAAATgaacgaccaaatttgagtttagtatgGAGTGTCACGCTAAGGTAGgggagtatatttagtcgagcgGGTGTATAATCTCCGCTTGTTTGTGGAGCCTGAATGGGGCGGTGACTATACATGagcctctttatggggcggtgactaTACATGCGTTTCATGTGAAGCGTAGTTTATATACACGTCTGATGAAAAACGGTGactatacgttcgctcgactatag encodes:
- the LOC113352169 gene encoding F-box protein At5g07610-like, with protein sequence MRPVSEMIFLDGYVGVPFTFNTPALFDDPTGIVISQSCNGLFCCRSYMFNKASEIYIYIFNPSTNHCRVLPTYDQQMVNTGFHVTSVSLAFDPINSINYEVVVTWSYGRTKRNGRCKYHITIYSSKTNSWRLSGDVIYAPEYDLSKSGVFWNGLLHWLTIDETQVVYFDFDQESFNTLALPSPPDARRLAYKTKRIKYFGECRGNLYVIQTFGHLLVGCFDILEVKVDYTGWNIKYRVDLEGLTKGYPEISNVSDFSVLYVHEMEEQGSSSKLVLRAGNKVISYDIEDASFKEIQDLQQNLYGVIADKAFPYVESLVCV